A single Manduca sexta isolate Smith_Timp_Sample1 chromosome 11, JHU_Msex_v1.0, whole genome shotgun sequence DNA region contains:
- the LOC115452960 gene encoding uncharacterized protein LOC115452960 isoform X1: MERLSQDLNLALEESNCGRQERRKIGLRRRTRSAGNLPAAVTVSLVEDGSSSSPPQAPLITQPLSDSDDPHVSHHKSSSLKSRHYCHIGNFESDSFNENFSPTRPANARRKRKYKKMPVDYTDGKRSPPIEILSVTTEPNALPATIMLQSQMLSPAMHVNKQKTLLKPERNTFCGKRKWSHRDKDVCEMRERSLSGGCSSKSTFFKNTEFKYKKYDTEKINKDSVLQPGKIVLKSQNAEGTKSTFGNTSSLPGSSSFNFVYKNPSKNGTPVLSKMTGYKITTNLPPFFSTSTGILSGFDPKYHRKIKMLNKSHPPHLLRNFHQFDDSINSMDAGNESSSLSSSDSEGLVTNDSDREGDDELTDWPGIEELKVFNKSLTFKTSKTSVNTTSPKTVSNMPPPKRLKKEKLLVKSGWASCKNRFKKKRAKVDSGNDDDAMMSDSKTIIDMGEESTSKESRDILQPHSSFSSFSDIKNAGLTGQNANESFFQSFQAFQEKTAQQEEINQAPRTNFTLQKTSSSDLNLSEKSPQSDHYYSEHSMGNAVVTEVREIRAGCRRIREERPGFLILSAANEQLSKFLQDSCQTELKLSSFNDPEEREKLESLAKLYSLELQVEMGRPILRKTSNTMQAIRVEHSYHTFPSDHKRRCYGDETDTSLSLSDQNSVHSINDLDESQDVPHKECDMTSQELVDTFSHTLVDKSLLHPGDID; encoded by the exons ATGGAGAGACTGTCGCAGGATTTAAACCTGGCTTTAGAGGAGAGCAATTGTGGACGGCAGGAGCGCCGCAAGATAGGGCTCCGTCGCAGGACTCGCTCCGCCGGCAATCTGC CAGCAGCAGTCACCGTGAGTCTGGTAGAAGATGGTAGCTCCAGCAGTCCACCTCAGGCACCGCTCATCACACAACCACTGTCTGACTCCGATGATCCTCATGTCAGCCATCACAAGTCGTCCAGCCTTAAGTCAAGGCATTACTGCCACATTGGCAACTTTGAGTCGGACTCGTTCAATGAAAATTTTTCACCTACAAGGCCAGCTAATGCAAGACGgaaaaggaaatataaaaaaatgccagTGGATTATACAGATGGGAAACGGTCCCCGCCTATCGAGATATTAAGTGTTACCACAGAG CCAAATGCATTGCCAGCAACAATAATGCTACAGAGTCAAATGCTGTCCCCAGCTATGCATGTAAATAAGCAAAAAACACTACTTAAACCAGaaag AAATACATTCTGCGGCAAAAGGAAATGGTCACACAGAGATAAAGATGTATGTGAAATGAGAGAGCGGTCACTAAGCGGTGGATGTTCTTCAAAgtcaactttttttaaaaacacagaATTTAAGTATAAGAAATATGACACTGAGAAGATTAATAAAGATTCAGTGTTGCAACCAGGAAAAATAGTACTTAAATCGCAGAATGCTGAAGGTACAAAATCAACATTTGGCAATACATCCTCATTACCGGGCAGTTCCAGTTTTAACTTTGTTTACAAGAATCCTTCAAAGAATGGTACTCCAGTACTGTCGAAAATGACTGGttacaaaataacaacaaatttgCCTCCGTTTTTTAGTACTTCTACCGGTATACTATCGGGCTTCGATCCTAAATACCACAGGAAGatcaaaatgttaaataaatccCATCCACCACATTTATTAAGAAACTTTCATCAATTTGATGACTCAATCAACAGCATGGATGCGGGTAATGAGTCTAGTTCATTGAGTAGTAGTGATTCAGAGGGCCTCGTGACTAATGACAGTGATAGGGAAGGCGATGACGAATTAACGGATTGGCCTGGAATCGAAGAACTTAAAGTGTTCAACAAGAGCTTAACATTCAAAACGTCCAAAACTTCAGTGAACACCACTTCCCCAAAGACGGTCAGCAACATGCCTCCACCAAAGAGGTTAAAGAAGGAGAAGTTACTCGTCAAAAGTGGTTGGGCTAGTTGCAAAAATAGATTCAAAAAGAAAAGAGCGAAAGTAGATTCCggtaatgatgatgatgctatGATGTCCGATTCTAAAACTATCATAGATATGGGGGAGGAGTCTACGTCCAAAGAAAGCAGAGATATTCTACAGCCACATTCGTCTTTTTCCAGCTTTAGTGACATAAAAAACGCTGGTCTGACGGGACAGAATGCAAACGAGTCGTTTTTTCAATCATTTCAGGCTTTCCAAGAGAAAACTGCTCAACAAGAGGAGATCAATCAGGCGCCGCGCACTAATTTCACGCTACAGAAAACGTCATCAAGTGACTTGAACTTGAGTGAGAAATCGCCACAAAGCGATCACTACTACAGCGAACATTCTATGGGAAATGCTGTGGTGACGGAAGTAAGAGAAATAAGAGCCGGTTGTCGCAGAATTCGTGAGGAAAGGCCTGGTTTTCTTATCCTTAGTGCTGCTAATGAACAGCTCTCAAAGTTCCTACAAGATTCTTGCCAAACTGAGTTGAAATTGTCGAGTTTTAATGACCCTGAAGAGAGGGAGAAGTTGGAGTCGTTAGCTAAACTGTACTCCTTGGAGCTCCAGGTCGAGATGGGCAGGCCTATACTGAGGAAGACAAG TAACACGATGCAAGCCATCCGAGTAGAACATTCATACCACACTTTCCCTTCGGATCACAAAAGGCGTTGCTATGGCGACGAGACAGATACCAGCCTCAGTCTTAGTGATCAGAACTCGGTCCATTCCATTAACGATCTAGACGAATCTCAGGATGTACCACACAAAGAGTGTGATATGACTTCGCAAGAGTTAGTCGATACGTTTTCGCACACACTTGTCGATAAATCTCTATTGCATCCGGGTGATATCGACTGA
- the LOC115452960 gene encoding uncharacterized protein LOC115452960 isoform X2, which yields MERLSQDLNLALEESNCGRQERRKIGLRRRTRSAGNLPAVTVSLVEDGSSSSPPQAPLITQPLSDSDDPHVSHHKSSSLKSRHYCHIGNFESDSFNENFSPTRPANARRKRKYKKMPVDYTDGKRSPPIEILSVTTEPNALPATIMLQSQMLSPAMHVNKQKTLLKPERNTFCGKRKWSHRDKDVCEMRERSLSGGCSSKSTFFKNTEFKYKKYDTEKINKDSVLQPGKIVLKSQNAEGTKSTFGNTSSLPGSSSFNFVYKNPSKNGTPVLSKMTGYKITTNLPPFFSTSTGILSGFDPKYHRKIKMLNKSHPPHLLRNFHQFDDSINSMDAGNESSSLSSSDSEGLVTNDSDREGDDELTDWPGIEELKVFNKSLTFKTSKTSVNTTSPKTVSNMPPPKRLKKEKLLVKSGWASCKNRFKKKRAKVDSGNDDDAMMSDSKTIIDMGEESTSKESRDILQPHSSFSSFSDIKNAGLTGQNANESFFQSFQAFQEKTAQQEEINQAPRTNFTLQKTSSSDLNLSEKSPQSDHYYSEHSMGNAVVTEVREIRAGCRRIREERPGFLILSAANEQLSKFLQDSCQTELKLSSFNDPEEREKLESLAKLYSLELQVEMGRPILRKTSNTMQAIRVEHSYHTFPSDHKRRCYGDETDTSLSLSDQNSVHSINDLDESQDVPHKECDMTSQELVDTFSHTLVDKSLLHPGDID from the exons ATGGAGAGACTGTCGCAGGATTTAAACCTGGCTTTAGAGGAGAGCAATTGTGGACGGCAGGAGCGCCGCAAGATAGGGCTCCGTCGCAGGACTCGCTCCGCCGGCAATCTGC CAGCAGTCACCGTGAGTCTGGTAGAAGATGGTAGCTCCAGCAGTCCACCTCAGGCACCGCTCATCACACAACCACTGTCTGACTCCGATGATCCTCATGTCAGCCATCACAAGTCGTCCAGCCTTAAGTCAAGGCATTACTGCCACATTGGCAACTTTGAGTCGGACTCGTTCAATGAAAATTTTTCACCTACAAGGCCAGCTAATGCAAGACGgaaaaggaaatataaaaaaatgccagTGGATTATACAGATGGGAAACGGTCCCCGCCTATCGAGATATTAAGTGTTACCACAGAG CCAAATGCATTGCCAGCAACAATAATGCTACAGAGTCAAATGCTGTCCCCAGCTATGCATGTAAATAAGCAAAAAACACTACTTAAACCAGaaag AAATACATTCTGCGGCAAAAGGAAATGGTCACACAGAGATAAAGATGTATGTGAAATGAGAGAGCGGTCACTAAGCGGTGGATGTTCTTCAAAgtcaactttttttaaaaacacagaATTTAAGTATAAGAAATATGACACTGAGAAGATTAATAAAGATTCAGTGTTGCAACCAGGAAAAATAGTACTTAAATCGCAGAATGCTGAAGGTACAAAATCAACATTTGGCAATACATCCTCATTACCGGGCAGTTCCAGTTTTAACTTTGTTTACAAGAATCCTTCAAAGAATGGTACTCCAGTACTGTCGAAAATGACTGGttacaaaataacaacaaatttgCCTCCGTTTTTTAGTACTTCTACCGGTATACTATCGGGCTTCGATCCTAAATACCACAGGAAGatcaaaatgttaaataaatccCATCCACCACATTTATTAAGAAACTTTCATCAATTTGATGACTCAATCAACAGCATGGATGCGGGTAATGAGTCTAGTTCATTGAGTAGTAGTGATTCAGAGGGCCTCGTGACTAATGACAGTGATAGGGAAGGCGATGACGAATTAACGGATTGGCCTGGAATCGAAGAACTTAAAGTGTTCAACAAGAGCTTAACATTCAAAACGTCCAAAACTTCAGTGAACACCACTTCCCCAAAGACGGTCAGCAACATGCCTCCACCAAAGAGGTTAAAGAAGGAGAAGTTACTCGTCAAAAGTGGTTGGGCTAGTTGCAAAAATAGATTCAAAAAGAAAAGAGCGAAAGTAGATTCCggtaatgatgatgatgctatGATGTCCGATTCTAAAACTATCATAGATATGGGGGAGGAGTCTACGTCCAAAGAAAGCAGAGATATTCTACAGCCACATTCGTCTTTTTCCAGCTTTAGTGACATAAAAAACGCTGGTCTGACGGGACAGAATGCAAACGAGTCGTTTTTTCAATCATTTCAGGCTTTCCAAGAGAAAACTGCTCAACAAGAGGAGATCAATCAGGCGCCGCGCACTAATTTCACGCTACAGAAAACGTCATCAAGTGACTTGAACTTGAGTGAGAAATCGCCACAAAGCGATCACTACTACAGCGAACATTCTATGGGAAATGCTGTGGTGACGGAAGTAAGAGAAATAAGAGCCGGTTGTCGCAGAATTCGTGAGGAAAGGCCTGGTTTTCTTATCCTTAGTGCTGCTAATGAACAGCTCTCAAAGTTCCTACAAGATTCTTGCCAAACTGAGTTGAAATTGTCGAGTTTTAATGACCCTGAAGAGAGGGAGAAGTTGGAGTCGTTAGCTAAACTGTACTCCTTGGAGCTCCAGGTCGAGATGGGCAGGCCTATACTGAGGAAGACAAG TAACACGATGCAAGCCATCCGAGTAGAACATTCATACCACACTTTCCCTTCGGATCACAAAAGGCGTTGCTATGGCGACGAGACAGATACCAGCCTCAGTCTTAGTGATCAGAACTCGGTCCATTCCATTAACGATCTAGACGAATCTCAGGATGTACCACACAAAGAGTGTGATATGACTTCGCAAGAGTTAGTCGATACGTTTTCGCACACACTTGTCGATAAATCTCTATTGCATCCGGGTGATATCGACTGA
- the LOC115452965 gene encoding uncharacterized protein LOC115452965 produces MQGAVTPEGGRRTRAALAEIPGFLDRLRVTPLQSIANTRDLSPGLPPGYLSPAASPDELLIQQRGRRRLPVTWSPDIEVRRNSSFHSIVRTPPKNTPSRLSPPKLGVTLRSTPRKRLLLGDTERVPFTPEKIDFSDISTPQKFKLTSPVKGTPPNKRSRIEKTWDKEIKGPIDTALKGLSPSQLIHIIKNITYKYPEVEEELRKDMPAPDLTPLEEKMSYLKCNIFKSLPTSRLTSKTDSPAYSRASTHLAAFKKCIVDQGKFLVESQHWESVIQYVFLAWSYVKATPVWDNQPHNNTRKQCFKALNNFCLTALKKGNFDPDFLADVQDKIQGLAADSEEVQSCLKYLQGQLKDF; encoded by the exons ATGCAGGGCGCGGTGACGCCTGAAGGCGGTCGTCGCACGCGCGCCGCTCTGGCCGAGATCCCGGGCTTCCTGGACCGCCTGCGCGTCACGCCGCTCCAGTCTATCGCCAACACGCGGGACCTGTCCCCCGGCCTGCCGCCAGGGTATCTGAGCCCGGCCGCCTCGCCTGACGAGTTGCTTATACAACAGAGAG gcCGCCGACGTCTGCCTGTAACGTGGTCGCCCGACATAGAAGTGCGACGGAATTCATCCTTCCATTCAATCGTGAGGACTCCACCAAAAAACACCCCAAGCCGCCTCTCACCCCCAAAATTAGGGGTTACTTTACGATCAACACCACGTAAACGATTACTACTTGGCGATACCGAAAGAGTACCTTTTACACCGGAAAAAATAGATTTCAGCGACATCAGCACtcctcaaaaattcaaattaacaagTCCTGTAAAAGGTACCCCTCCTAACAAAAGATCTAGGATTGAAAAGACTTGGGACAAAGAGATTAAAGGGCCTATTGACACTGCCTTAAAAGGGTTGAGCCCTAGCCAGTTGATtcatataatcaaaaatattacgtaCAAGTATCCTGAAGTTGAGGAGGAATTGAGAAAAGATATGCCGGCTCCAGACCTCACACCTCTCGAAGAAAAGATGAGCTACTTAAagtgtaatattttcaaaagccTACCAACATCCCGCCTCACTTCCAAAACAGATTCTCCTGCTTATTCCCGCGCTTCCACTCATTTGGCAGCATTTAAAAAGTGTATTGTCGATCAAGGAAAATTCCTAGTTGAGTCACAACACTGGGAATCTGTAATACAGTATGTATTTCTTGCTTGGAGCTATGTAAAAGCAACCCCGGTTTGGGACAATCAACCACACAATAACACCAGAAAACAATGCTTTAAAGCGTTGAACAATTTTTGTTTAACCGCATTGAAGAAAGGAAATTTTGATCCCGATTTCTTAGCTGATGTCCAAGACAAGATACAAGGCTTGGCCGCTGATAGTGAAGAAGTTCAATCGTGCCTTAAATACCTCCAGGGACAGCTGAAAGATTTCTAA
- the LOC115452960 gene encoding uncharacterized protein LOC115452960 isoform X3, with translation MERLSQDLNLALEESNCGRQERRKIGLRRRTRSAGNLPAAVTVSLVEDGSSSSPPQAPLITQPLSDSDDPHVSHHKSSSLKSRHYCHIGNFESDSFNENFSPTRPANARRKRKYKKMPVDYTDGKRSPPIEILSVTTEPNALPATIMLQSQMLSPAMHVNKQKTLLKPERNTFCGKRKWSHRDKDVCEMRERSLSGGCSSKSTFFKNTEFKYKKYDTEKINKDSVLQPGKIVLKSQNAEGTKSTFGNTSSLPGSSSFNFVYKNPSKNGTPVLSKMTGYKITTNLPPFFSTSTGILSGFDPKYHRKIKMLNKSHPPHLLRNFHQFDDSINSMDAGNESSSLSSSDSEGLVTNDSDREGDDELTDWPGIEELKVFNKSLTFKTSKTSVNTTSPKTVSNMPPPKRLKKEKLLVKSGWASCKNRFKKKRAKVDSGNDDDAMMSDSKTIIDMGEESTSKESRDILQPHSSFSSFSDIKNAGLTGQNANESFFQSFQAFQEKTAQQEEINQAPRTNFTLQKTSSSDLNLSEKSPQSDHYYSEHSMGNAVVTEVREIRAGCRRIREERPGFLILSAANEQLSKFLQDSCQTELKLSSFNDPEEREKLESLAKLYSLELQVEMGRPILRKTSYFFQ, from the exons ATGGAGAGACTGTCGCAGGATTTAAACCTGGCTTTAGAGGAGAGCAATTGTGGACGGCAGGAGCGCCGCAAGATAGGGCTCCGTCGCAGGACTCGCTCCGCCGGCAATCTGC CAGCAGCAGTCACCGTGAGTCTGGTAGAAGATGGTAGCTCCAGCAGTCCACCTCAGGCACCGCTCATCACACAACCACTGTCTGACTCCGATGATCCTCATGTCAGCCATCACAAGTCGTCCAGCCTTAAGTCAAGGCATTACTGCCACATTGGCAACTTTGAGTCGGACTCGTTCAATGAAAATTTTTCACCTACAAGGCCAGCTAATGCAAGACGgaaaaggaaatataaaaaaatgccagTGGATTATACAGATGGGAAACGGTCCCCGCCTATCGAGATATTAAGTGTTACCACAGAG CCAAATGCATTGCCAGCAACAATAATGCTACAGAGTCAAATGCTGTCCCCAGCTATGCATGTAAATAAGCAAAAAACACTACTTAAACCAGaaag AAATACATTCTGCGGCAAAAGGAAATGGTCACACAGAGATAAAGATGTATGTGAAATGAGAGAGCGGTCACTAAGCGGTGGATGTTCTTCAAAgtcaactttttttaaaaacacagaATTTAAGTATAAGAAATATGACACTGAGAAGATTAATAAAGATTCAGTGTTGCAACCAGGAAAAATAGTACTTAAATCGCAGAATGCTGAAGGTACAAAATCAACATTTGGCAATACATCCTCATTACCGGGCAGTTCCAGTTTTAACTTTGTTTACAAGAATCCTTCAAAGAATGGTACTCCAGTACTGTCGAAAATGACTGGttacaaaataacaacaaatttgCCTCCGTTTTTTAGTACTTCTACCGGTATACTATCGGGCTTCGATCCTAAATACCACAGGAAGatcaaaatgttaaataaatccCATCCACCACATTTATTAAGAAACTTTCATCAATTTGATGACTCAATCAACAGCATGGATGCGGGTAATGAGTCTAGTTCATTGAGTAGTAGTGATTCAGAGGGCCTCGTGACTAATGACAGTGATAGGGAAGGCGATGACGAATTAACGGATTGGCCTGGAATCGAAGAACTTAAAGTGTTCAACAAGAGCTTAACATTCAAAACGTCCAAAACTTCAGTGAACACCACTTCCCCAAAGACGGTCAGCAACATGCCTCCACCAAAGAGGTTAAAGAAGGAGAAGTTACTCGTCAAAAGTGGTTGGGCTAGTTGCAAAAATAGATTCAAAAAGAAAAGAGCGAAAGTAGATTCCggtaatgatgatgatgctatGATGTCCGATTCTAAAACTATCATAGATATGGGGGAGGAGTCTACGTCCAAAGAAAGCAGAGATATTCTACAGCCACATTCGTCTTTTTCCAGCTTTAGTGACATAAAAAACGCTGGTCTGACGGGACAGAATGCAAACGAGTCGTTTTTTCAATCATTTCAGGCTTTCCAAGAGAAAACTGCTCAACAAGAGGAGATCAATCAGGCGCCGCGCACTAATTTCACGCTACAGAAAACGTCATCAAGTGACTTGAACTTGAGTGAGAAATCGCCACAAAGCGATCACTACTACAGCGAACATTCTATGGGAAATGCTGTGGTGACGGAAGTAAGAGAAATAAGAGCCGGTTGTCGCAGAATTCGTGAGGAAAGGCCTGGTTTTCTTATCCTTAGTGCTGCTAATGAACAGCTCTCAAAGTTCCTACAAGATTCTTGCCAAACTGAGTTGAAATTGTCGAGTTTTAATGACCCTGAAGAGAGGGAGAAGTTGGAGTCGTTAGCTAAACTGTACTCCTTGGAGCTCCAGGTCGAGATGGGCAGGCCTATACTGAGGAAGACAAG CTATTTCTTTCAGTAA